The following are encoded together in the Flavihumibacter fluvii genome:
- a CDS encoding M42 family metallopeptidase translates to MAKSKAVKKTPSILTEKSHEFLRAYLNTPSPVGFESAGQRVWLEYLKPYVDSHFADPYGTVVGVINAEAPFKVVIEAHADEISWFVNYITPEGLIYLKRNGGVDHQIAPAQRVFIHGKKGPVKAVFGWPAIHTRMASADQKEPAPKVDNLFLDCGARNKKEVEELGVHVGSVVTYQDGFDELAHDYYIARAFDNRIGGFMIAEVARLLKEKKKKLPFGLYVVNAVQEEIGLRGAEMIARRIKPDIAIITDVTHDTSTPMISKIIEGDVVCGKGPSPTYGPAVHVKLLHLVQSVAEKAKIPLQMRTVSRSTGTDTDSFAYANDGCPSVLISIPLRYMHTTVEMLHKNDIEQTIRLMYETLLELTPKTNLKYL, encoded by the coding sequence ATGGCAAAAAGCAAAGCAGTAAAAAAAACACCCTCAATTTTAACCGAAAAATCGCACGAATTCCTTCGTGCCTACCTGAATACGCCATCCCCGGTTGGGTTTGAAAGTGCCGGACAAAGAGTTTGGCTTGAATACCTGAAGCCATATGTAGACAGCCATTTTGCTGACCCATATGGAACAGTGGTTGGTGTAATAAATGCTGAGGCCCCTTTTAAAGTAGTGATAGAAGCTCATGCCGATGAAATCAGTTGGTTCGTGAATTATATTACACCGGAGGGATTGATTTACCTTAAAAGGAACGGGGGGGTAGACCACCAGATCGCACCAGCCCAAAGAGTGTTCATACATGGTAAAAAAGGACCGGTGAAGGCAGTATTCGGATGGCCGGCAATCCATACCCGGATGGCCAGTGCAGACCAGAAAGAACCTGCCCCCAAAGTGGATAATTTGTTTCTGGATTGTGGTGCCCGCAACAAAAAAGAAGTGGAAGAACTTGGCGTCCATGTTGGATCTGTAGTCACTTACCAGGATGGCTTTGATGAACTGGCCCATGATTATTATATCGCCCGCGCTTTCGATAACCGAATTGGCGGATTCATGATTGCAGAAGTAGCCAGGCTCCTGAAGGAAAAGAAAAAGAAACTTCCATTCGGATTATATGTGGTCAATGCTGTCCAGGAAGAAATCGGGCTGCGGGGTGCTGAAATGATTGCCCGTCGCATAAAACCTGATATCGCCATCATTACTGATGTAACCCACGATACATCAACACCCATGATCAGTAAAATCATTGAAGGGGATGTGGTTTGCGGAAAAGGCCCGTCACCCACCTATGGTCCAGCTGTGCATGTTAAGTTATTGCACCTGGTACAATCGGTTGCTGAAAAGGCGAAGATCCCATTGCAGATGCGTACGGTTAGCCGGAGCACTGGAACGGATACCGACTCTTTTGCCTATGCGAATGATGGCTGTCCTTCAGTGCTGATTTCTATTCCGCTTCGATATATGCATACCACTGTTGAAATGCTGCATAAAAATGATATAGAACAAACGATCCGGTTGATGTATGAGACATTGCTGGAACTGACCCCTAAAACAAACCTAAAGTACCTGTAA